One genomic window of Gossypium hirsutum isolate 1008001.06 chromosome D11, Gossypium_hirsutum_v2.1, whole genome shotgun sequence includes the following:
- the LOC107904709 gene encoding cysteine-rich receptor-like protein kinase 1 isoform X3, with protein sequence MSTEKVVNSVSIQPEKNLEGASRPHRDESFLIGVYQQDFQRELDQVIRKVTNTALENNGYAAKAAKGGVTIVYALAQCWRAIDQETCSECLRHAASGLRKCAPGAEGKAMFSGCYMRYSTHRFFGPEAETEDNTGFSPWVIIGLASAGVACAVLGAIGTCISCKRFSKKKGLGDIPATRNNTSLNYMYGTLEKATDHFDESRKLGQGGAGTVFKGILPDGKVVAVKRLFFNTRQWVDQFFNEVNLISGIQHKNLVSLLGCSIEGPESLLVYEYVPNRSLDQILFVKNTINILSWSHRFNIICGTAEGLAYLHGGSGVKIIHRDIKSSNILLDENLNPKIADFGLACCVASDKSHVSTAIAGTLGYMAPEYLVRGQLTEKADVYAFGVLMLEIATGRKNNVFSERSSSTLYLVWKQYKAESITQAIDSTLKGRFDEREASIVLRVGLLCTQSSVALRPTMSEVAQTLTDRRCVIPSPKQPPFLNASVLSPEDTMTSSFMGSSALNDPRTQKPGT encoded by the exons ATGTCAACGGAAAAGGTTGTGAACTCTGTTTCAATACAGCCAGAGAAGAACTTAGAAGGTGCGTCCCGGCCACATCGGGACGAATCTTTCTTGATTG GTGTTTATCAACAAGATTTTCAAAGGGAATTGGATCAAGTGATCAGGAAAGTAACCAATACAGCGTTGGAGAACAATGGATATGCGGCAAAGGCGGCCAAAGGAGGGGTGACCATCGTTTACGCATTGGCGCAATGTTGGAGGGCAATTGATCAAGAGACTTGCAGCGAGTGTTTGAGGCATGCAGCCTCGGGGTTGAGGAAGTGTGCTCCTGGGGCTGAGGGCAAGGCTATGTTTTCTGGGTGTTATATGAGGTATTCCACCCATAGGTTTTTTGGCCCAGAAGCTGAAACAGAGGACAATACGG GGTTTAGTCCTTGGGTCATCATAGGATTGGCTTCAGCAGGAGTTGCATGCGCCGTGCTTGGTGCTATTGGTACTTGTATAAGCTGTAAGAGATTCTCCAAGAAGAAAG GGCTAGGTGACATTCCAGCAACCCGAAACAATACTAGTTTAAATTACATGTATGGAACGCTTGAAAAGGCGACTGACCATTTTGATGAATCAAGGAAATTAGGACAAGGAGGAGCAGGTACTGTGTTCAAGGGAATTCTCCCTGATGGTAAAGTTGTTGCAGTTAAAAGGTTGTTCTTCAATACCCGGCAGTGGGTGGACCAGTTCTTTAACGAAGTCAATTTGATCAGTGGAATTCAGCACAAGAACCTTGTAAGCCTTTTAGGTTGCAGCATTGAAGGTCCCGAGAGCCTTCTAGTTTATGAATATGTACCAAATAGGAGCCTAGATCAAATCCTGTTTG TTAAGAACACAATAAACATTCTAAGCTGGTCACATCGGTTCAACATCATATGTGGAACAGCTGAAGGGCTGGCTTATCTTCATGGGGGTTCTGGAGTAAAAATCATTCATAGAGACATAAAATCCAGCAACATTCTCCTTGATGAGAATCTCAATCCAAAGATTGCTGATTTTGGACTTGCTTGTTGTGTTGCTTCAGATAAATCCCATGTTAGCACTGCAATTGCTGGAACATT AGGATACATGGCTCCTGAATATCTGGTTCGAGGACAACTGACAGAGAAGGCGGATGTTTATGCATTTGGGGTGCTAATGCTTGAGATTGCCACTGGTAGGAAAAACAATGTTTTCTCTGAGCGTTCAAGTTCTACTTTGTACTTG GTGTGGAAGCAATACAAGGCAGAAAGTATTACACAAGCTATAGACTCTACCTTAAAGGGCAGATTTGATGAGAGGGAGGCATCGATTGTGCTTCGAGTTGGGCTGCTGTGCACCCAATCCTCAGTTGCACTAAGACCAACCATGTCTGAAGTAGCTCAAACGTTAACTGATAGACGTTGTGTGATTCCCTCCCCGAAACAGCCTCCCTTCTTGAACGCTAGTGTGCTAAGTCCTGAAGACACAATGACTAGTTCTTTTATGGGCTCTTCAGCTTTAAATGACCCAAGAACTCAAAAGCCTGGCACCTGA
- the LOC107904709 gene encoding cysteine-rich receptor-like protein kinase 1 isoform X1 has translation MRFSVQHPLNIIMIWMLLMFASCFSPSSSALLSFGSRLKCGTNNETSQRFVRSVDKVMGALSKLIAAQGWGTFSDVDPPFTVFGLGQCYQHVNGKGCELCFNTAREELRRCVPATSGRIFLDWCFQRFDNYMFYNEGVDAKYDHLICGSPAGVYQQDFQRELDQVIRKVTNTALENNGYAAKAAKGGVTIVYALAQCWRAIDQETCSECLRHAASGLRKCAPGAEGKAMFSGCYMRYSTHRFFGPEAETEDNTGFSPWVIIGLASAGVACAVLGAIGTCISCKRFSKKKGLGDIPATRNNTSLNYMYGTLEKATDHFDESRKLGQGGAGTVFKGILPDGKVVAVKRLFFNTRQWVDQFFNEVNLISGIQHKNLVSLLGCSIEGPESLLVYEYVPNRSLDQILFVKNTINILSWSHRFNIICGTAEGLAYLHGGSGVKIIHRDIKSSNILLDENLNPKIADFGLACCVASDKSHVSTAIAGTLGYMAPEYLVRGQLTEKADVYAFGVLMLEIATGRKNNVFSERSSSTLYLVWKQYKAESITQAIDSTLKGRFDEREASIVLRVGLLCTQSSVALRPTMSEVAQTLTDRRCVIPSPKQPPFLNASVLSPEDTMTSSFMGSSALNDPRTQKPGT, from the exons ATGCGATTCTCAGTCCAACATCCTTTGAACATTATAATGATATGGATGTTGCTGATGTTTGCTTCATGTTTCTCCCCTTCCTCCTCTGCTCTTCTATCCTTCGGATCCCGCCTTAAGTGTGGAACTAATAACGAAACCTCCCAGAGATTCGTTAGGAGTGTTGACAAAGTGATGGGAGCTTTGTCCAAATTAATTGCTGCTCAGGGCTGGGGAACCTTCTCTGATGTGGATCCACCCTTCACTGTCTTTGGATTAGGCCAATGCTATCAACATGTCAACGGAAAAGGTTGTGAACTCTGTTTCAATACAGCCAGAGAAGAACTTAGAAGGTGCGTCCCGGCCACATCGGGACGAATCTTTCTTGATTGGTGCTTTCAACGTTTCGATAATTATATGTTCTACAATGAAGGGGTTGATGCCAAATATGATCACCTAATCTGTGGCTCGCCTGCAGGTGTTTATCAACAAGATTTTCAAAGGGAATTGGATCAAGTGATCAGGAAAGTAACCAATACAGCGTTGGAGAACAATGGATATGCGGCAAAGGCGGCCAAAGGAGGGGTGACCATCGTTTACGCATTGGCGCAATGTTGGAGGGCAATTGATCAAGAGACTTGCAGCGAGTGTTTGAGGCATGCAGCCTCGGGGTTGAGGAAGTGTGCTCCTGGGGCTGAGGGCAAGGCTATGTTTTCTGGGTGTTATATGAGGTATTCCACCCATAGGTTTTTTGGCCCAGAAGCTGAAACAGAGGACAATACGG GGTTTAGTCCTTGGGTCATCATAGGATTGGCTTCAGCAGGAGTTGCATGCGCCGTGCTTGGTGCTATTGGTACTTGTATAAGCTGTAAGAGATTCTCCAAGAAGAAAG GGCTAGGTGACATTCCAGCAACCCGAAACAATACTAGTTTAAATTACATGTATGGAACGCTTGAAAAGGCGACTGACCATTTTGATGAATCAAGGAAATTAGGACAAGGAGGAGCAGGTACTGTGTTCAAGGGAATTCTCCCTGATGGTAAAGTTGTTGCAGTTAAAAGGTTGTTCTTCAATACCCGGCAGTGGGTGGACCAGTTCTTTAACGAAGTCAATTTGATCAGTGGAATTCAGCACAAGAACCTTGTAAGCCTTTTAGGTTGCAGCATTGAAGGTCCCGAGAGCCTTCTAGTTTATGAATATGTACCAAATAGGAGCCTAGATCAAATCCTGTTTG TTAAGAACACAATAAACATTCTAAGCTGGTCACATCGGTTCAACATCATATGTGGAACAGCTGAAGGGCTGGCTTATCTTCATGGGGGTTCTGGAGTAAAAATCATTCATAGAGACATAAAATCCAGCAACATTCTCCTTGATGAGAATCTCAATCCAAAGATTGCTGATTTTGGACTTGCTTGTTGTGTTGCTTCAGATAAATCCCATGTTAGCACTGCAATTGCTGGAACATT AGGATACATGGCTCCTGAATATCTGGTTCGAGGACAACTGACAGAGAAGGCGGATGTTTATGCATTTGGGGTGCTAATGCTTGAGATTGCCACTGGTAGGAAAAACAATGTTTTCTCTGAGCGTTCAAGTTCTACTTTGTACTTG GTGTGGAAGCAATACAAGGCAGAAAGTATTACACAAGCTATAGACTCTACCTTAAAGGGCAGATTTGATGAGAGGGAGGCATCGATTGTGCTTCGAGTTGGGCTGCTGTGCACCCAATCCTCAGTTGCACTAAGACCAACCATGTCTGAAGTAGCTCAAACGTTAACTGATAGACGTTGTGTGATTCCCTCCCCGAAACAGCCTCCCTTCTTGAACGCTAGTGTGCTAAGTCCTGAAGACACAATGACTAGTTCTTTTATGGGCTCTTCAGCTTTAAATGACCCAAGAACTCAAAAGCCTGGCACCTGA
- the LOC107904708 gene encoding boron transporter 1 isoform X2, translated as MEETFVPFRGIKNDLKARLLCYKQDWTSGFRAGIRILAPTTYIFFASAIPVISFGEQLERSTDGSLTAVQTLTSTALCGIIHSVVGGQPLLILGVAEPTVLMYTFMFNFAKDRKDLGHKLFLAWTGWVCVWTALLLFLLAILGACSIINRFTRVAGELFGLLIAMLFMQQAIRGIVEEFGIPQRENPQQTALQHSWRFGNGMFALVLSFGLLLTAIRSRKARSWCYGTGWLRGLIADYGVPLMVLVWTAISYIPVNDVPREIPRRLYSPNPWSAGAYSNWTVIKEMVNVPPLYILGAFVPATMIAVLYYFDHSVASQLAQQKEFNLKKLPSYHYDLLLLGFLVILCGLIGIPPSNGVIPQSPMHTKSLATLKHQLLRNKLESTARKCTSKNANLSQLYRSMQEAYNEIQTPLVYQLPSTLGLKHLKESTIRLASSTGCIDAPVDGTIFDVDKEIDELLPVEVKEQRLSNLLQALMVGGRVAAMPLLKKIPIAVLWGYFAFMAFESLPGNQFWERILLLFTAPSRRYKLLEEYHATFVETVPFKTIATFTLFQTIYLLVCFGITWIPLAGVLFPLLIMLLVPVRQYLLPMFFKAVHLQDLDAAEFEEASPIPTWNLREGPLLLWMVQKFWIKLSRQVVEKSAVYRVPIHLQSSKRSIAPRLGN; from the exons ATGGAAGAAACTTTTGTTCCCTTCCGCGGAATCAAGAATGATCTGAAAGCAAGGCTTTTATGCTACAAGCAAGACTGGACCAGTGGCTTCCGTGCTGGTATCAG gatCCTTGCTCCAACAACATACATATTCTTTGCTTCAGCAATTCCAGTTATATCTTTTGGGGAGCAGCTGGAAAGAAGTACAG ATGGCAGTTTGACTGCAGTACAAACTCTAACATCAACAGCACTTTGTGGAATCATTCACTCAGTTGTTGGAGGACAGCCCCTGCTCATACTTGGAGTTGCAGAGCCTACTGTATTGATGTACACATTTATGTTCAACTTTGCTAAGGACCGAAAGGATTTGGGCCATAAACTCTTCTTAGCCTGGACAGGATG GGTTTGTGTGTGGACAGCTCTTTTGCTTTTCTTGTTAGCAATTCTAGGGGCATGTTCTATAATAAATCGATTTACACGAGTTGCTGGTGAATTATTTGGTCTACTAATTGCAATGCTTTTCATGCAGCAAGCTATTCGG GGAATTGTGGAGGAGTTTGGCATTCCCCAGAGAGAAAATCCTCAACAGACAGCATTGCAGCATTCTTGGCGATTTGGCAATGGAATGTTCGCACTAGTTCTGTCCTTCGGCCTTCTCCTCACTGCAATAAGAAGCCGTAAAGCAAGATCCTGGTGCTATGGAACAG GCTGGCTTCGAGGTTTAATAGCAGATTACGGGGTGCCACTTATGGTGCTTGTCTGGACTGCTATTTCTTACATACCTGTTAATGATGTCCCAAGAGAGATTCCAAGGCGTCTTTATAGTCCAAATCCATGGTCTGCTGGTGCATATTCTAATTGGACTGTTATCAAG GAAATGGTGAATGTGCCCCCTCTTTACATACTTGGAGCATTTGTTCCAGCAACCATGATTGCTGTGCTGTACTACTTTGACCACAGTGTAGCATCTCAACTTGCTCAACAAAAAGAGTTCAATCTGAAAAAGCTACCTTCCTACCACTACGACCTCCTCCTTTTGGGTTTTCTG GTCATATTATGTGGTCTTATTGGCATTCCACCATCCAATGGTGTTATTCCACAATCTCCAATGCATACAAAAAGCTTAGCAACTCTGAAACACCAG CTCTTGCGTAATAAGCTTGAATCGACAGCTCGAAAATGTACAAGTAAAAATGCAAACCTGAGTCAACTATATCGAAGCATGCAAGAGGCATACAATGAAATCCAAACTCCTCTAGTTTATCAACTCCCGTCCACTCTG GGACTCAAACATCTAAAAGAATCCACAATCCGACTGGCCTCAAGTACTGGCTGCATTGATGCACCTGTGGATGGCACCATATTTGACGTGGATAAGGAAATCGATGAGCTTTTACCTGTTGAAGTCAAAGAACAGCGTCTCAGTAACCTGCTTCAGGCACTGATGGTTGGTGGGCGTGTCGCAGCTATGCCTCTTCTTAAGAAGATCCCCATTGCTGTTCTTTGGGGTTATTTTGCTTTCATGGCCTTTGAGAGCTTGCCCGGAAATCAATTTTGGGAGAGAATATTACTGCTGTTCACTGCTCCAAGTCGAAGATACAA GCTGCTGGAGGAGTATCATGCAACCTTTGTTGAGACAGTTCCCTTCAAAACTATTGCCACTTTCACCTTGTTCCAGACAATATACTTGCTCGTATGCTTTGGCATAACATGGATCCCTCTAGCTGGAGTCCTTTTTCCACTGTTGATCATGCTTCTTGTGCCAGTGAGGCAATACTTGCTCCCCATGTTTTTCAAAGCCGTCCATCTTCAAGACCTTGATGCTgcagaatttgaggaagcatcgCCCATTCC GACCTGGAACTTGAGGGAAGGACCACTACTACTGTGGATGGTGCAGAAATTCTGGATCAAATTATCACGACAAGTCGTGGAGAAATCCGCCGTATACAGAGTCCCAATACATCTTCAGTCTTCGAAAAGGAGTATAGCCCCCAGATTAGGCAACTGA
- the LOC107904709 gene encoding cysteine-rich receptor-like protein kinase 1 isoform X2 — protein MRFSVQHPLNIIMIWMLLMFASCFSPSSSALLSFGSRLKCGTNNETSQRFVRSVDKVMGALSKLIAAQGWGTFSDVDPPFTVFGLGQCYQHVNGKGVYQQDFQRELDQVIRKVTNTALENNGYAAKAAKGGVTIVYALAQCWRAIDQETCSECLRHAASGLRKCAPGAEGKAMFSGCYMRYSTHRFFGPEAETEDNTGFSPWVIIGLASAGVACAVLGAIGTCISCKRFSKKKGLGDIPATRNNTSLNYMYGTLEKATDHFDESRKLGQGGAGTVFKGILPDGKVVAVKRLFFNTRQWVDQFFNEVNLISGIQHKNLVSLLGCSIEGPESLLVYEYVPNRSLDQILFVKNTINILSWSHRFNIICGTAEGLAYLHGGSGVKIIHRDIKSSNILLDENLNPKIADFGLACCVASDKSHVSTAIAGTLGYMAPEYLVRGQLTEKADVYAFGVLMLEIATGRKNNVFSERSSSTLYLVWKQYKAESITQAIDSTLKGRFDEREASIVLRVGLLCTQSSVALRPTMSEVAQTLTDRRCVIPSPKQPPFLNASVLSPEDTMTSSFMGSSALNDPRTQKPGT, from the exons ATGCGATTCTCAGTCCAACATCCTTTGAACATTATAATGATATGGATGTTGCTGATGTTTGCTTCATGTTTCTCCCCTTCCTCCTCTGCTCTTCTATCCTTCGGATCCCGCCTTAAGTGTGGAACTAATAACGAAACCTCCCAGAGATTCGTTAGGAGTGTTGACAAAGTGATGGGAGCTTTGTCCAAATTAATTGCTGCTCAGGGCTGGGGAACCTTCTCTGATGTGGATCCACCCTTCACTGTCTTTGGATTAGGCCAATGCTATCAACATGTCAACGGAAAAG GTGTTTATCAACAAGATTTTCAAAGGGAATTGGATCAAGTGATCAGGAAAGTAACCAATACAGCGTTGGAGAACAATGGATATGCGGCAAAGGCGGCCAAAGGAGGGGTGACCATCGTTTACGCATTGGCGCAATGTTGGAGGGCAATTGATCAAGAGACTTGCAGCGAGTGTTTGAGGCATGCAGCCTCGGGGTTGAGGAAGTGTGCTCCTGGGGCTGAGGGCAAGGCTATGTTTTCTGGGTGTTATATGAGGTATTCCACCCATAGGTTTTTTGGCCCAGAAGCTGAAACAGAGGACAATACGG GGTTTAGTCCTTGGGTCATCATAGGATTGGCTTCAGCAGGAGTTGCATGCGCCGTGCTTGGTGCTATTGGTACTTGTATAAGCTGTAAGAGATTCTCCAAGAAGAAAG GGCTAGGTGACATTCCAGCAACCCGAAACAATACTAGTTTAAATTACATGTATGGAACGCTTGAAAAGGCGACTGACCATTTTGATGAATCAAGGAAATTAGGACAAGGAGGAGCAGGTACTGTGTTCAAGGGAATTCTCCCTGATGGTAAAGTTGTTGCAGTTAAAAGGTTGTTCTTCAATACCCGGCAGTGGGTGGACCAGTTCTTTAACGAAGTCAATTTGATCAGTGGAATTCAGCACAAGAACCTTGTAAGCCTTTTAGGTTGCAGCATTGAAGGTCCCGAGAGCCTTCTAGTTTATGAATATGTACCAAATAGGAGCCTAGATCAAATCCTGTTTG TTAAGAACACAATAAACATTCTAAGCTGGTCACATCGGTTCAACATCATATGTGGAACAGCTGAAGGGCTGGCTTATCTTCATGGGGGTTCTGGAGTAAAAATCATTCATAGAGACATAAAATCCAGCAACATTCTCCTTGATGAGAATCTCAATCCAAAGATTGCTGATTTTGGACTTGCTTGTTGTGTTGCTTCAGATAAATCCCATGTTAGCACTGCAATTGCTGGAACATT AGGATACATGGCTCCTGAATATCTGGTTCGAGGACAACTGACAGAGAAGGCGGATGTTTATGCATTTGGGGTGCTAATGCTTGAGATTGCCACTGGTAGGAAAAACAATGTTTTCTCTGAGCGTTCAAGTTCTACTTTGTACTTG GTGTGGAAGCAATACAAGGCAGAAAGTATTACACAAGCTATAGACTCTACCTTAAAGGGCAGATTTGATGAGAGGGAGGCATCGATTGTGCTTCGAGTTGGGCTGCTGTGCACCCAATCCTCAGTTGCACTAAGACCAACCATGTCTGAAGTAGCTCAAACGTTAACTGATAGACGTTGTGTGATTCCCTCCCCGAAACAGCCTCCCTTCTTGAACGCTAGTGTGCTAAGTCCTGAAGACACAATGACTAGTTCTTTTATGGGCTCTTCAGCTTTAAATGACCCAAGAACTCAAAAGCCTGGCACCTGA
- the LOC107904708 gene encoding boron transporter 1 isoform X1: MEETFVPFRGIKNDLKARLLCYKQDWTSGFRAGIRILAPTTYIFFASAIPVISFGEQLERSTDGSLTAVQTLTSTALCGIIHSVVGGQPLLILGVAEPTVLMYTFMFNFAKDRKDLGHKLFLAWTGWVCVWTALLLFLLAILGACSIINRFTRVAGELFGLLIAMLFMQQAIRGIVEEFGIPQRENPQQTALQHSWRFGNGMFALVLSFGLLLTAIRSRKARSWCYGTGWLRGLIADYGVPLMVLVWTAISYIPVNDVPREIPRRLYSPNPWSAGAYSNWTVIKEMVNVPPLYILGAFVPATMIAVLYYFDHSVASQLAQQKEFNLKKLPSYHYDLLLLGFLVILCGLIGIPPSNGVIPQSPMHTKSLATLKHQLLRNKLESTARKCTSKNANLSQLYRSMQEAYNEIQTPLVYQLPSTLGLKHLKESTIRLASSTGCIDAPVDGTIFDVDKEIDELLPVEVKEQRLSNLLQALMVGGRVAAMPLLKKIPIAVLWGYFAFMAFESLPGNQFWERILLLFTAPSRRYKLLEEYHATFVETVPFKTIATFTLFQTIYLLVCFGITWIPLAGVLFPLLIMLLVPVRQYLLPMFFKAVHLQDLDAAEFEEASPIPYMAFEDLELEGRTTTTVDGAEILDQIITTSRGEIRRIQSPNTSSVFEKEYSPQIRQLSPNLTEKGLELSLTPSPAASTLGHSSRDSSSS, translated from the exons ATGGAAGAAACTTTTGTTCCCTTCCGCGGAATCAAGAATGATCTGAAAGCAAGGCTTTTATGCTACAAGCAAGACTGGACCAGTGGCTTCCGTGCTGGTATCAG gatCCTTGCTCCAACAACATACATATTCTTTGCTTCAGCAATTCCAGTTATATCTTTTGGGGAGCAGCTGGAAAGAAGTACAG ATGGCAGTTTGACTGCAGTACAAACTCTAACATCAACAGCACTTTGTGGAATCATTCACTCAGTTGTTGGAGGACAGCCCCTGCTCATACTTGGAGTTGCAGAGCCTACTGTATTGATGTACACATTTATGTTCAACTTTGCTAAGGACCGAAAGGATTTGGGCCATAAACTCTTCTTAGCCTGGACAGGATG GGTTTGTGTGTGGACAGCTCTTTTGCTTTTCTTGTTAGCAATTCTAGGGGCATGTTCTATAATAAATCGATTTACACGAGTTGCTGGTGAATTATTTGGTCTACTAATTGCAATGCTTTTCATGCAGCAAGCTATTCGG GGAATTGTGGAGGAGTTTGGCATTCCCCAGAGAGAAAATCCTCAACAGACAGCATTGCAGCATTCTTGGCGATTTGGCAATGGAATGTTCGCACTAGTTCTGTCCTTCGGCCTTCTCCTCACTGCAATAAGAAGCCGTAAAGCAAGATCCTGGTGCTATGGAACAG GCTGGCTTCGAGGTTTAATAGCAGATTACGGGGTGCCACTTATGGTGCTTGTCTGGACTGCTATTTCTTACATACCTGTTAATGATGTCCCAAGAGAGATTCCAAGGCGTCTTTATAGTCCAAATCCATGGTCTGCTGGTGCATATTCTAATTGGACTGTTATCAAG GAAATGGTGAATGTGCCCCCTCTTTACATACTTGGAGCATTTGTTCCAGCAACCATGATTGCTGTGCTGTACTACTTTGACCACAGTGTAGCATCTCAACTTGCTCAACAAAAAGAGTTCAATCTGAAAAAGCTACCTTCCTACCACTACGACCTCCTCCTTTTGGGTTTTCTG GTCATATTATGTGGTCTTATTGGCATTCCACCATCCAATGGTGTTATTCCACAATCTCCAATGCATACAAAAAGCTTAGCAACTCTGAAACACCAG CTCTTGCGTAATAAGCTTGAATCGACAGCTCGAAAATGTACAAGTAAAAATGCAAACCTGAGTCAACTATATCGAAGCATGCAAGAGGCATACAATGAAATCCAAACTCCTCTAGTTTATCAACTCCCGTCCACTCTG GGACTCAAACATCTAAAAGAATCCACAATCCGACTGGCCTCAAGTACTGGCTGCATTGATGCACCTGTGGATGGCACCATATTTGACGTGGATAAGGAAATCGATGAGCTTTTACCTGTTGAAGTCAAAGAACAGCGTCTCAGTAACCTGCTTCAGGCACTGATGGTTGGTGGGCGTGTCGCAGCTATGCCTCTTCTTAAGAAGATCCCCATTGCTGTTCTTTGGGGTTATTTTGCTTTCATGGCCTTTGAGAGCTTGCCCGGAAATCAATTTTGGGAGAGAATATTACTGCTGTTCACTGCTCCAAGTCGAAGATACAA GCTGCTGGAGGAGTATCATGCAACCTTTGTTGAGACAGTTCCCTTCAAAACTATTGCCACTTTCACCTTGTTCCAGACAATATACTTGCTCGTATGCTTTGGCATAACATGGATCCCTCTAGCTGGAGTCCTTTTTCCACTGTTGATCATGCTTCTTGTGCCAGTGAGGCAATACTTGCTCCCCATGTTTTTCAAAGCCGTCCATCTTCAAGACCTTGATGCTgcagaatttgaggaagcatcgCCCATTCCGTACATGGCATTTGAA GACCTGGAACTTGAGGGAAGGACCACTACTACTGTGGATGGTGCAGAAATTCTGGATCAAATTATCACGACAAGTCGTGGAGAAATCCGCCGTATACAGAGTCCCAATACATCTTCAGTCTTCGAAAAGGAGTATAGCCCCCAGATTAGGCAACTGAGCCCCAACTTAACTGAAAAAGGGCTTGAATTAAGTCTAACTCCTAGTCCTGCTGCATCTACACTTGGACATAGCAGTCGTGATTCATCATCAAGCTaa